The DNA window ACAAATGGTTAGCTTCAGTTTACaacttgaagaaaaacaacaagcaggaAGCTCTGACAAAGCTGAATGACTGATCCTCACAGAGCCACTCAGTCTTTATAGAAGTTGCTTATGGCAGAGTTCCAAGTGTCCTGGCTTTTTGAATCTTTATGTTATaggaattttaaataaataattattatctttattcCTTGGAGTTGGTCAGACAATATTTGACTTCAACCTTGTCCAAATAGGGTGTCCTGTGTTTATAGGATTCCTAAGGACACTTCAGTTTGCACATCAAACATTACATATGTGTTGACTTGTCCTTTGCCACcccaaaacacaaatacacagagaatATGTAGtttagataagataagataagataagattattattattattagataaAATTAGCAACAACAGCTAAGCGTGATAAGAGCCAGATTAGTCTAATATTAACTTTAGCAACTGCAATGATGATGAAACATCTGTTAATTATAGATGTTAAAGGAGATGTTAGGCTGATATTAATAGTTGTAGCAGTTAGAGTCGCAGGGGCGCATGTCAGCATGCCGTCCACACCAATGATCCAGAGGAACCAACGAGACAAGGGAGCTCTGGATTCCaaaggagaggagcctgataactgaaggctctacctcccatagtagaTACTGTCGGtaaaagtagtccaaaaaacaatcaacaaccATTCTTAGCAATTTAGTTTACTCTAAAGTGGAGTTACACCGTGCAGAAAATGTGTAGAGACATTTTGCGAGATTCCCAACTTTCATATTTGGACTCTGGTTGGCCATGAATATAATCTGTTAGTTTGTGGTGTACAGTTCTGGTCATATCATTGCTCTCCACACATTATAGGTACAAAACTGTTTAATCTAtcattatttatgtaaatgtttttgatcTCCCACATTTTCtacattatgtttttgtttgaaggaTGTTAAAAACGTTttagtgtgagccaggcttcaGTCAGCTAACGAGCTGCTAATCAGAGGCTTGTTGGAGCTTACTTGGAGAAGTTGTCCGTCACCTTTTTTAACCCGACCACCACAGAGTTCATGGtaaagttttatttaattttaacgGTACATattctctgtgtatttgtgttttgggGCAGCCAAGGAGAAGTCAACACATATGTAATGGTTGATGTGCAAACTGAAGTGTCCTTAGGAATCCTATAAACACAGGACACCCTATTTGGACAAGGTTGAAGTCAAATATTGTCTGACCAACTCCAAGgaataaagataataattatttatttaaaattcctATAACATAAAGATTCAAAAAGGCAGGACACTTGGAACTCTGCCATAAGCAACTTCTATAAAGACTGAGTGGCTCTGTGAGGATCAGTCATTCAGCTTTGTCAGAGCTtcctgcttgttgtttttcttcaagttGTAAACTGAAGCTAACCATTTGTAGCATCATGAATCTGTTGTTCAGCAGTCTTTTCCTGGTGGCTGGGTTGTTCCTGAGCAGCTCGGCTCAGACCGTCGATGAATGCAGATCTTTGATCACACCTCTTCCAACTTTTGAACCGGTAAGCCTCttctgattctctctgattAAGGTTTGAGTCAAATGCAAATTACGTTCAGCATTCAGGTCTGTTGAAATTAATTACTGATATTTTTGTGTACCtcattgactttttgtttgtctgcagagtTACGGAAGGTGGATCTTCATCATGGGCTGGATTACTAGTGGACCACATAGAGAGTTGTTCAAGACCACCAAGAGCCAGTGGATTGACTTCATTCAGACATCACCAGACCACAAGGAATTTGTTCAGGATATTGGGATCAGGCAGTGAGTATCAGCAGTACAATATCAGCTGTATGATTATAGTTCAtaactttttaaatatgcaaGCATTGGAGGAGAGAATTTGCCTTGAACACATTAGTTGTTCTAGATGTCAAACATATCTTAACACAAGGAGTCTATAACAACCATCTGCAGTTATTTCTTTATGTTGATTTGATGTCGGCTAAAAAACAGCCTAATGTCGTCCCACATGCTTCTTCTTATAAGGCTGAGGTCTAAGCTTATAGGTCACAGGTTCTGCATCACTATGATAAGAGGAATGTAAAATATAGAAAtcattttttcaacaaaatatttgaatatgaaTGACATGTCTGAACTGATCTTTactcctttcttttttattttagtccTACACATTGCAAGTACGGATCACACCCTGTAACTATCCATTCCAACTCTGCACTAACCGACAGTAAGTCTGCTGATCTGCTATCATACTGGTGCTTATGTTAGTCCTGTTAGTCAGTGTATGAGTTTGTCcaatcaaaaatgtcaaacacatcTTCCAACTGTTTGTCTCCTAAAAAGGTTTAGGTTTGAGGACTTGTTGCTGCTAGTTGTAGGGGTGCTAATTTAGAAAACTCTGCCTTTGGCTGTATGACAGTTTAGGAACAAAGATGAATGAAGACGTTAAAGTCAGAGGACATGTTGGAAAGTCCACCAGGACAGACCCTGTTTCAGATTCATCTTACCTTGTGTATATTGTCCGATTGCCTAATATACCTGAAGGGTTTATGTGATGTCAGATATGATGCAGCATGAAACAGCACTGGCTGATTTTCAATGGCACAAGAGCctcacaaacattttaatgaaaataaaaataataataaaacaaatacgaaagaaaaagtacaaaacaaactcaaaattGAACATATGATGATACAGGATGCTActattttacaataaaacattGTTAGACAGGGAGCATGTAACCATACTGATCGAAGCATTTAGCTCATTACTCTCAGACCaacagagctgctagcatgaCTGTAGACTCTGAAACTATCgtaaacattactgttctgCAGTTCAGGTAAATGTATCTGCCTTCAATTCAGTCTAGGAGCAAGCCAAACAATGTCTGCTTGGGAtttaatgattttgttttttcctgttaGAGTCCAACTTCACCTGCACGTACCATTCCCTGCCAACCTGTGAGGGATGTCTGCTCTACACCGTCGACAGCAGAACCAACAATAATTTAATCCACATTATGAACATTGATGAGCCAAAAACCATTGCAGAGGTCGAAAGCTATCGGGCATTTTACCTCATGGGTaagaagaacagaaaagaaaataactcctttaatatttgaaacatttcttcactttaatctattttacatttctgtttccaGCTAAAGAAAACGATATCAAGCACCATGAACTGGCACATGCCATGAAGCAGGCGAGGTGTCTTGGTTTCACAGGAGAACCAGACTTCATCTATGACCCCAAAGACAGTGAGTAACCTTCAAACCTGTCtgattaaataatgaaatggaGACTTTTGATTTCAAACAGAACTTAATCAAttcatttgtttctctctttacaGCGTTgtgtgaaaaaggaaaagaaaaatgaagacaaatgaaGTCGTATCTTAAACTGAACCAAACTAAAAttgttgaaataaagaaaaaaaagtatataaaaacaataagtgtgtggcctttgtttttttcccatttaaaaaaataaatacagagtgGGGATGGGGGGTTGAGGGAAAAGGGGCTAGCGCAGAGCAGTGGAAACAGCAACAGGACGTTTGTTATTGAGCAGCGGCGACACACACAGCTAAAAGAGCTGATTTAGATTTTGAAAATATACTTGAGTCATATTTTATATCTCATTGTCTTCATTCAGCTCTCTGTGACAAAACCAAAAATTTGAACTAAGATGAAtgaaatttatttatttaattaattaatttatttatttatttgttagggacagtgcatattaatgaacagcaattacagctgtaaacatgccagattatagcagaagtgctagtttccacctgttgtccctaggcaggtaagagaaagacaaattacaaataaaatacaaatacaaatacaattaaaaccgcaagcggtgatgaagggccctcgcacccctgcgcatgtcggggtgtgtcgcgaccgcgggagtgcaacagcagcggaacgtggctaagcagcaggccgtgcagtccGATTCGTGTAAAAGTGGTACTATGGTATGTTGAAATAAGCAACATAATGAAGATCACATAACATTTTGActtagagcagttcaggctggcactgtcatgatagctatgaaatttggaggaaattgagcattgtatataggatgtagtacttactccttgcagtagggggcgctatggttaaaatTTGTTATTGCTATgtgactgtgttcagaggccaaccctgattatacatgtgaaatttcattcagatcagacaaagtatataggaTGTACTACTTCGTCCTTACAGTAAGGAGCGCtatggttgaagttgactattattatgttaatgtgttcagaggccaaccctgattataCCTGTGAAATATGAAGCAGATCAGACAAAATATCGGAGATGCAGTACCGCCTCTTTCCAGTAGGGGCCACTATGTTAATGGCATTATTGTATTAGGTTAGATGTGATCAGGCCAGTACTGAGATCATTCAAGTgaaatttgaataaaatgtgacattttatatgggaggtagtacttagtccttgcagtagggggcgctatggttaaagttgactattgttatgtcaatgtgttcagagaccaaccctgatcatacctgggAAATTTTGAGCAGATCCGAGAAAGTATGTATaatgtagtacttagtccttgcattagggggcgctatggttaaacattattattgttttgtgtcactgtgttcagaggccaaccctgatcatacctatgtaatttcaagaagatcaggcaaagtatataagagttacagccacttcctgtttgatagcgatgtgatttgtggacttcctgttgagttttgggcgtgggttgaagaggcttttttgtaggttttgtcatgttggaaatgcatagtaaaattcagaattgtaggttcaacgtgctgcgggggctgaatgtgtgaaaaattgtagggggcgccactgagccattaagccacgcccactcacttaaactgtataacatgtttgactttactaccaggattatatgtatgaagttttgggacagtacgactatgttaagcctgtgaaaaaactacttcctgtttgatggcgagcgAGGCGTCCGTATGGCGACAGCGTTGGATGTAGGcatttgagcttgaaagtgttgtatggccaaggtgttagcatggtccacaccaattttgagtggaaaatgagctaccgtgtagcaatggctaatgctaattgagaagcagtaacttcctgttgtcaacaggtggcgctgtgactaatcaaaaaatgtcGATCATGGACGTGTTCAGGACGGGCCCCGTATCGCGGACGTGTTCAGGACGGGTCCCGTATCGTGGACGTGTTCAAGACGGGTCCCGTATCTTggacgtgttcagggcgggtcccgtatcctggacgtgttcagggcgggtcccgtatcgtggacgtgttcagggcgggtcccgtatcgTGGACGTGTTCAGGACGGGTCCCGTATCGTggacgtgttcagggcgggtcccgtatcgCGGACGTGTTCAGGACGGGTCCCGTATCGTggacgtgttcagggcgggtcccgtatcgCGGACGTGTTCAGGACGGGTCCCGTATCGTGGACGTGTTCAGGACGGGTCCCGTATCGcggacgtgttcagggcgggtcccgtatcacggacgtgttcagggcgggtcccgtatcgTGGACGTGTTCAGGACGGGTCCCGTATCGTGGACGTGTTCAGGACGGGCCCCGTATCATggacgtgttcagggcgggtcccgtatcgtggacgtgttcagggcgggtcccgtatccTGGACGTGTTCAGGACGGGTCCCGTATCGTGGACGTGTTCAGGACGGGTCCCGTATCGTggacgtgttcagggcgggtcccgtatcacGGACGTGTTCAGGACGGGTCCCGTATCGTGGACGTGTTCAGGACGGGTCCCGTATCGTggacgtgttcagggcgggtcccgtatcgCGGACGTGTTCAGGACGGGTCCCGTATCGTggacgtgttcagggcgggtcccgtatcgCGGACGTGTTCAGGACGGGTCCCGTATCGTggacgtgttcagggcgggtcccgtatcgCGGACGTGTTCAGGACGGGTCCCGTATCGCGGACGTGTTCAGGACGGGTCCCGTATCGTGCATGAACACTAGATGTCAGAGAGATAAGCATTTACTTGACAACTTGCCAAAATGCTCAAAAGACTTCAAACGCACgccacggccacgccctttgacgaaataacgtgcGGAGCACAACGAGATGTGCTGAGCCTGTGtagaacgcactgacactgagtttgtgCTGATCGGATGAGCGCCCTCTTTCCTGCAAATCAGCCAGGGAAAAGAACTCTGATGTTAACTCACAGACTGCCCTGCTCAGACACCTATCAAAGCCGCCTTCCCCCTTCCCCTATGAGATCTATCTCACAGGAACCTAACATTAACTCCGATAAATCTTATTGAGTTACCCTGACGGCAGATTTCACAAAGAAAGTCCTCAAACTCTGATGGGTTTTTGGTTTGTTGGCCTGTAGTCATTGGGTTTTATTGTTGGTATCTTTTTAAGAAACAAATCCACTCTCTCTTTGAAGCCATGCCGTGATCAGTTGACACATAAGACTCTAGTCTAAAAAGCTCCTAAAAGCCATCAGGGCTCTGCTTTTCTCAATTAAACTTTATCATGAAATTGTATAGCTATATCAAATGAACATCTAAAATATAAATCGACTATGAAACTGAATTTGTGACAATCTGACAAGTTCAACAGTATGTTTTATTAAGCTATACGAGTAGAACCAATATTTTCTTACAGTTATTTCCGCCTTCACAAAATAGGTAGAGTGCCTATCTGCACCTATGAATATTAAGACAACACCTACTGTGGCTGTGATCAAGGGTTGATTCTAGCTCCTAAATTCAAAGTAGATCCAAATTCCATTTTTACAAGTTAGACAGAAGTCCTACATCCCTTAGCGTATAGCCTCTCATGTCACTCTTACGATATATCCATtcataatcattttaaacatttatgtgCATTTATTTACTCATCACTTCACTACCTATTTGTAATAAATATTCACACCGTCGGCATGCTCTGACCCACCTCAGTTGCATGGAAGTGTGGGAAAAAGGAACATGAGGGATGCAAAGGAGAAAtacttcctgcatcttatcccatctcacatttgttttttgtaacataactgATTAAGCATCTCGAGATAACAATTGTTATggattggcgctatacaaataatgattgattgattgattttcaaAATCTAAATCAGCTTTTTTAGCTGTGTGTGTCGCCGCTGATCAATAACAAACATCCTGTTGCTGTTTCCACTGCTCTGCGCTAGCCCCTTTTCCCTCAACCCCCCATCCCCACTCTCAATGTattaattagaaaacaaaaaccacaactttaatattttaagaaactttttatttctttattttaacaatttCAGTTGATTTAATTAAAGATAGGACTTCAgctgtcttcatttttcttttcctttttcacacAACGCTGTAAAGAGAGAAATATGAATTGATTTAGTTTTGTGTGAAATCAcacttctacatttatttaatcagaCAGGTTTGAAGGTTACTCACTGTCTTTGGGGTCATAGATGAAGTCTGGTTCTCCTGTGAAACCAAGACACCTCGCCTGCTTCATGGCATGTGCCAGTTCGTGGTGCTTGATATCGTTTTCTTTAGCtggaaacagaaatgtaaaatagattaaagtgaagaaatgtttcaaatattaaaggagttattttcttttctgttcttcttACCCATGAGGTAAAATGCCCGATAGCTTTCGACCTCTGCAATGGTTTTTGGCTCATCAATGTTCATAATGTGGATTAAATTATTGTTGGTTCTGCTGTCGACGGTGTAGAGCAGACATCCCTCACAGGTTGGCAGGGAATGGTACGTGCAGGTGAAGTTGGACTCtaacaggaaaaaacaaaatcattaaaTCCCAAGCAGACATTGTTTGGCTTGCTCCTAGACTGAATTGAAGGCAGATACATTTACCTGAACTGcagaacagtaatgtttacGATAGTTTCAGAGTCTACAGtcatgctagcagctctgttGGTCTGAGAGTAATGAGCTAAATGCTTCGATCAGTATGGTTACATGCTCCCTGTCTAACaatgttttattgtaaaatagTAGCATCCTGTATCATCATATGTTCaattttgagtttgttttgtactttttctttcgtatttgttttattattatttttattttcattaaaatgtttgtgagGCTCTTGTGCCATTGAAAATCAGCCAGTGCTGTTTCATGCTGCATCATATCTGACATCACATAAACCCTTCAGGTATATTAGGCAATCGGACAATATACACAAGGTAAGATGAATCTGAAACAGGGTCTGTCCTGGTGGACTTTCCAACATGTCCTCTGACTTTAACGTCTTCATTCATCTTTGTTCCTAAACTGTCATACAGCCAAAGGCAGAGTTTTCTAAATTAGCACCCCTACAACTAGCAGCAACAAGTCCTCAAACCTAAACCTTTTTAGGAGACAAACAGTTGGAAgatgtgtttgacatttttgattgGACAAACTCATACACTGACTAACAGGACTAACATAAGCACCAGTATGATAGCAGATCAGCAGACTTACTGTCGGTTAGTGCAGAGTTGGAATGGATAGTTACAGGGTGTGATCCGTACTTGCAATGTGTAggactaaaataaaaaagaaaggagtAAAGATCAGTTCAGACATGTCAttcatattcaaatattttgttgaaaaaatgaTTTCTATATTTTACATTCCTCTTATCATAGTGATGCAGAACCTGTGACCTATAAGCTTAGACCTCAGCCTTATAAGAAGAAGCATGTGGGACGACATTAGGCTGTTTTTTAGCCGACATCAAATCAACATAAAGAAATAACTGCAGATGGTTGTTATAGACTCCTTGTGTTAAGATATGTTTGACATCTAGAACAACTAATGTGTTCAAGGCAAATTCTCTCCTCCAATGCttgcatatttaaaaagttaTGAACTATAATCATACAGCTGATATTGTACTGCTGATACTCACTGCCTGATCCCAATATCCTGAACAAATTCCTTGTGGTCTGGTGATGTCTGAATGAAGTCAATCCACTGGCTCTTGGTGGTCTTGAACAACTCTCTATGTGGTCCACTAGTAATCCAGCCCATGATGAAGATCCACCTTCCGTAactctgcagacaaacaaaaagtcaatgaGGTACACAAAAATATCAGTAATTAATCTCAACAGACCTGAATGCTGAACGTAATTTGCATTTGACTCAAACCTTaatcagagagaatcagaaGAGGCTTACCGGTTCAAAAGTTGGAAGAGGTGTGATCAAAGATCTGCATTCATCGACGGTCTGAGCCGAGCTGCTCAGGAACAACCCAGCCACCAGGAAAAGACTGCTGAACAACAGATTCATGATGCTACAAATGGTTAGCTTCAGTTTACaacttgaagaaaaacaacaagcaggaAGCTCTGACAAAGCTGAATGACTGATCCTCACAGAGCCACTCAGTCTTTATAGAAGTTGCTAATGGCAGAGTTCCAAGTGTCCTGCCTTTTTGAATCTTTATGTTATaggaattttaaataaataattattatctttattcCTTGGAGTTGGTCAGACAATATTTGACTTCAACCTTGTCCAAATAGGGTGTCCTGTGTTTATAGGATTCCTAAGGACACTTCAGTTTGCACATCAACCATTACATATGTGTTGACTTCTCCTTGGCTGCcccaaaacacaaatacacagagaatATGTACcgttaaaattaaataaaactttaCCATGAACTCTGTGGTGGTCGGGTTAAAAAAGGTGACGGACAACTTCTCCAAGTAAGCTCCAACAAGCCTCTGATTAGCAGCTCGTTAGCTGACtgaagcctggctcacactaaAACGTTTTTAACAtccttcaaacaaaaacataatgtaGAAAATGTGGGAgatcaaaaacatttacataaataatgaTAGATTAAACAGTTTTGTACCTATAATGTGTGGAGAGCAATGATATGACCAGAACTGTACACCACAAACTAACAGATTATATTCATGGCCAACCAGAGTCCAAATATGAAAGTTGGGAATCTCGCAAAATGTCTCTACACATTTTCTGCACGGTGTAACTCCACTTTAGAGTAAACTAAATTGCTAAGAATggttgttgattgttttttggactacttttaCCGACAGTAtctactatgggaggtagagccttcagttatcaggctcctctcctttGGAATCCAGAGCTCCCTTGTCTCGTTGGTTCCTCTGGATCATTGGTGTGGACGGCATGCTGACATGCGCCCCTGCGACTCTAACTGCTACAACTATTAATATCAGCCTAACATCTCCTTTAACATCTATAATTAACAGATGTTTCATCATCATTGCAGTTGCTAAAGTTAATATTAGACTAATCTGGCTCTTATCACGCTTAGCTGTTGTTGCTAATTttatctaataataataataatcttatcttatcttatcttatctaaaCTACATattctctgtgtatttgtgttttgggGTGGCAAAGGACAAGTCAACACATATGTAATGTTTGATGTGCAAACTGAAGTGTCCTTAGGAATCCTATAAACACAGGACACCCTATTTGGACAAGGTTGAAGTCAAATATTGTCTGACCAACTCCAAGgaataaagataataattatttatttaaaattcctATAACATAAAGATTCAAAAAGCCAGGACACTTGGAACTCTGCCATAAGCAACTTCTATAAAGACTGAGTGGCTCTGTGAGGATCAGTCATTCAGCTTTGTCAGAGCTtcctgcttgttgtttttcttcaagttGTAAACTGAAGCTAACCATTTGTAGCATCATGAATCTGTTGTTCAGCAGTCTTTTCCTGGTGGCTGGGTTGTTCCTGAGCTGCTCGGCTCAAACAGTTGAGGAGTGCAGACCTCTGATAACACCTCTTCCAACTTTTGAACCGGTAAGCCGCCTCTGCTTCTCTCCTGGGTCTTTAGGTTAGCATTAGTATGAATGATTTTTAGCAGCTTTTTAGGTACCTTTTTCAGTTTTGCATAAGGCTGATGTATAAGATTGAATACTTTGGGCTCAGATACTTTCCCCTGAGACTGACATTTTTGACGTTTGATAGTCAGTGATACCCCTGATTAAGGTTTGAGCAAATTGCAAATTAAGTTCACCATTCAGCTATGTTGAAATTAATTACTGATATTTTTGTGTACCtcattgactttttgtttgtctgcagagtTACGGAAGGTGGATCTTCATCATGGGCTGGATTACTAGTGGACCACATAGAGAGTTGTTCAAGACCACCAAGAGCCAGTGGATTGACTTCATTCAGACATCACCAGACCACAAGGAATTTGTTCAGGATATTGGGATCAGGCAGTGAGTAGCAGCAGTGCAAATATATCATATATTCATGTAAATGGATAAACATAGAGGAAAGAATCCCcctaaaacacatttaacaaacGTTGGTCACATTTTTGTGTCTATACTACTCCATGCTGAATTTGTAATCATTCCAACCAGATTTACTGCTCTACAGATGTTACCAAACAACACCTGAGATACATCCTTTAAGGCACATCAATTTACCTCTTGCTTTTCTGGGTCAGTTACGACCAAAATGGAGATTGCCATCCAAGCATGGTATACTGCCTAAAATGTATAGTTGTTACTTCAAACATTAGTTGAAATCAGACAATTTGCCTTTCAGATCAAGTCTTTGAAGAAACAGTATGTCCTAGATTTCAACCAGAACTAAACACAAGGAGCCAATAATAACATGCcaccattattatttttaaatcattaattcTTGAAAGCAAACAAATGTTGACTTCATGGCTTCATGCATGCTTTCGTGCTAAAAGACTGAGGCACGAGTTAACAGGTCACAAGAACAACATCACTGTAATAAGAA is part of the Labrus mixtus chromosome 16, fLabMix1.1, whole genome shotgun sequence genome and encodes:
- the LOC132991126 gene encoding uncharacterized protein LOC132991126 — its product is MNLLFSSLFLVAGLFLSSSAQTVDECRSLITPLPTFEPSYGRWIFIMGWITSGPHRELFKTTKSQWIDFIQTSPDHKEFVQDIGIRHPTHCKYGSHPVTIHSNSALTDKSNFTCTYHSLPTCEGCLLYTVDSRTNNNLIHIMNIDEPKTIAEVESYRAFYLMAKENDIKHHELAHAMKQARCLGFTGEPDFIYDPKDTLCEKGKEK
- the LOC132991127 gene encoding uncharacterized protein LOC132991127, which codes for MNLLFSSLFLVAGLFLSSSAQTVDECRSLITPLPTFEPSYGRWIFIMGWITSGPHRELFKTTKSQWIDFIQTSPDHKEFVQDIGIRHPTHCKYGSHPVTIHSNSALTDKSNFTCTYHSLPTCEGCLLYTVDSRTNNNLIHIMNIDEPKTIAEVESYRAFYLMAKENDIKHHELAHAMKQARCLGFTGEPDFIYDPKDTLCEKGKEK